From a single Saimiri boliviensis isolate mSaiBol1 chromosome 15, mSaiBol1.pri, whole genome shotgun sequence genomic region:
- the TPD52 gene encoding tumor protein D52 isoform X7, producing the protein MDRGEQGLLRTDPVPEEGEDVAATISATETLSEEEREELRRELAKVEEEIQTLSQVLAAKEKHLAEIKRKLGINSLQELKQNIAKGWQDVTATSAYKKTSETLSQAGQKASAAFSSVGSVITKKLEDVKLQAFSHSFSIRSIQHSISMPAMRNSPTFKSFEEKVENLKSKVGGTKPAGGDFGEVLNSAANASATTTEPLPEQTQESL; encoded by the exons GTCTGCTGAGAACAGACCCAGTCCCTGAGGAAGGAGAAGATGTTGCTGCCACGATCAGTGCCACAGAGACCCTATCAGAAGAGGAGCGGGAAGAGCTAAGAAGAGAACTTGCAAAG GTAGAAGAAGAAatccagaccctgtctcaagtgTTAGCAGCAAAAGAGAAGCATCTAGCAGAGATCAAGCGGAAACTTGGAATCAATTCACTACAGGAACTAAAACAGAACATTGCCAAAGGGTGGCAAGACGTGACAGCAACATCTGC TTACAAGAAGACATCTGAAACCTTGTCCCAGGCTGGACAGAAGGCCTCAGCTGCTTTTTCGTCTGTTGGCTCAGTCATCACTAAAAAGCTGGAAGACGTAAA ATTGCAAGCCTTTTCACATTCCTTTAG TATACGCTCCATTCAGCATTCAATTAGCATGCCTGCTATGAG aAACTCCCCAACTTTCAAATCATTTGAAGAAAAGGTTGAAAACTTAAAG tctaaagtAGGGGGAACCAAGCCTGCTGGTGGTGATTTTGGAGAAGTCTTGAATTCGGCTGCAAATGCTAGTGCCACCACCACGGAGCCTCTTCCAGAACAGACACAGGAGAGCCTGTGA